The region CTGCATCAATCGTGACCTCATCCTCAGCCAACTGCGCTTGCGACGCCTTGTTGCCGGGCATACCTATGCCCGCTGTTTTGTGCAGCCGAAAGAATAAGGAGATAACCATGGGACTCGGCAGACGTCAGTTCTTCAAGCTCTGTACCGCTGGTGTCGCCACCGCCACGTGCGCGACCCTGGGTTTTGCCCCCGGTATGGCCCAGGCTACCCAGTCGCGCCAATACAAACTGCTGCGCGCCAAGGAAACCCGAAACAACTGCACTTATTGCTCGGTGGGTTGCGGGATTCTCATGTACAGCCTGGGGGACGGTGCAAAGAATGCCAAGGCACGCATCTTTCATATCGAAGGCGACCCGGATCACCCGGTAAGTCGCGGTTCGCTGTGCCCCAAAGGCGCGGGCCTGGTCGATTACGTGCACAGTGAACAGCGCCTGCTATTCCCTGAATACCGCGCTCCCGGGTCAGACAAATGGCAGCGCATCAGCTGGGATCACGCCATCGAGCGTATCGCCCGGCTGATGAAGGATGACCGCGACGCCAACTTCATCGAAAAGAACGCCAAGGGCATCACGGTCAACCGTTGGCTAAGTACCGGCATGCTCTGCTCCTCGGCCGCCAGCAGCGAAACCGGCTCGCTGGACCAGCGCTTCACGCGCGCCCTGGGCATTCTCGGTACCGACAGCCAGGCCCGCGTGTGTCACGCGCCCACCGTAGCGGCCCTGGCGCCGACCTTTGGGCGCGGCGCCATGACCAACAACTGGGTAGACATCAAGAATGCCAACGTGGTGTTGATCATGGGTGGCAACCCGGCCGAAGCGCACCCGGTGGGCTTCAAGTGGGTGATCGAGGCGAAGATCCGCAATGGCGCCAAGGTCATCGTTGTCGACCCGCGCTTCAACCGCAGCGCCGCGGTCGCCGATATTTACTCGCCAATCCGCGCAGGCTCCGACGTCACCTTCCTGATGGGCGTGGTCAATTACCTGATCAGTCAGGACAAGGTCCAGCACGAGTATGTGCGCCACTACACCAACGCCAGTCTTATCGTACGCGAGGACTACCACTTCGACGACGGACTGTTCAGCGGCTACGACGAAGAAAAGCGCAGCTACGACCGCAGTTCCTGGACTTACGAACTCGACGACAAGGGCTACGCCAAGCGCGACCTGACGCTAAGCCATCCGCGCTGCGTATGGAACCTGCTCAAGTCCCACGTCAGCCGCTACACCGCGGATGTAGTCAGTAATATCTGCGGTACGCCCAAGGAAGATTTCCTGCAGATCTGCGATATTCTCGCCAGTACCTGCGTACCCGACCGCACCGCGACCTTCCTCTACGCCCTGGGCTGGACCCACCACACCAACGGCGCACAGATGATTCGCGGATCGGGCATGATCCAGTTGCTGCTGGGCAACATCGGCATGGCCGGCGGTGGCGTCAACGCCCTGCGCGGGCACTCCAACATTCAGGGCTACACCGACCTCGGTCTGCTGTCGCTCCGTTTACCGGGCTACATGAACCTGCCGTCCGATCAGCAAACCAGCCTTGCCACCTACCTCAAGCAGACCACGCCGACCGCGCTGCTCGAAGATCAGGTCAACTACTACAAGCACACGCCCAAGTTCTTCATCAGCATGATGAAGAGCTTCTGGGGCGACAAGGCCACAGCCGCCAACGACTGGGGTTTCGACTGGCTGCCCAAGTGGGATGACAGCTACGACGTGCTCAACTACAGCAACCTCATGCACGAGGGCAAGGTCAACGGCTACATCGCCCAGGGTTTCAACCCGGTGGCCGCCTTCCCGGACAAGAACAAGGCCCAGGCCGCTCTGGCCAAGCTCAAGTTCCTGGTGATCATCGACCCGCTGGCTACCGAGACGTCCAGCTTCTGGCAGAACCACGGTGAGCAGCACGATGTTGACACTGCGGCGATCCAGACCGAAGTGTTCCGCCTGCCCTCTTCCTGCTTTGCCGAGGAAGACGGCTCGATCGTCAACTCCGGGCGCTGGTTGCAATGGCACTGGGCAGGTGCTGCGCCGCCCGGCGAAGCCTGGCACGACGGCAAGATCCTCGGCCATCTGTTCATGAAGATCCGTGAACTGTACGAAAAGGAAGGCGGCGCCAACCCCGCCCCGATTCTCAACATGGCCTGGGACTATGCCGACCCCTACGATCCCAAGCCCGAAGAAGTGGCCAAGGAATCCAATGGCCGTGCGCTGGCCGACCTGCACGATGAGCAAGGCAAGTTGATCCTGCGCAAGGGCCAGTTGCTCGACGACTTCTCGCAATTGCGCGATGACGGCAGCACCCAGTGTTTCAACTGGATTTTCGCCGGCTCCTGGACCGAACAAGGCAACCAGATGGCCCGTCGCGACAACGCCGACAGCGGCCTGGGCTGCACCCCGGCATGGGCCTGGGCCTGGCCGCAGAATCGCCGCATCCTCTACAACCGCGCATCGGCCGACCCGCAGGGCAACCCGTGGGACCCGAAACGCAAGCTGATCGGTTGGGATGGCGAACGCTGGAGCGGCGTCGATGTGCCTGACTTCGCCGTCACTGCCGCACCAGGCAGCA is a window of Pseudomonas sp. DG56-2 DNA encoding:
- the fdnG gene encoding formate dehydrogenase-N subunit alpha codes for the protein MGLGRRQFFKLCTAGVATATCATLGFAPGMAQATQSRQYKLLRAKETRNNCTYCSVGCGILMYSLGDGAKNAKARIFHIEGDPDHPVSRGSLCPKGAGLVDYVHSEQRLLFPEYRAPGSDKWQRISWDHAIERIARLMKDDRDANFIEKNAKGITVNRWLSTGMLCSSAASSETGSLDQRFTRALGILGTDSQARVCHAPTVAALAPTFGRGAMTNNWVDIKNANVVLIMGGNPAEAHPVGFKWVIEAKIRNGAKVIVVDPRFNRSAAVADIYSPIRAGSDVTFLMGVVNYLISQDKVQHEYVRHYTNASLIVREDYHFDDGLFSGYDEEKRSYDRSSWTYELDDKGYAKRDLTLSHPRCVWNLLKSHVSRYTADVVSNICGTPKEDFLQICDILASTCVPDRTATFLYALGWTHHTNGAQMIRGSGMIQLLLGNIGMAGGGVNALRGHSNIQGYTDLGLLSLRLPGYMNLPSDQQTSLATYLKQTTPTALLEDQVNYYKHTPKFFISMMKSFWGDKATAANDWGFDWLPKWDDSYDVLNYSNLMHEGKVNGYIAQGFNPVAAFPDKNKAQAALAKLKFLVIIDPLATETSSFWQNHGEQHDVDTAAIQTEVFRLPSSCFAEEDGSIVNSGRWLQWHWAGAAPPGEAWHDGKILGHLFMKIRELYEKEGGANPAPILNMAWDYADPYDPKPEEVAKESNGRALADLHDEQGKLILRKGQLLDDFSQLRDDGSTQCFNWIFAGSWTEQGNQMARRDNADSGLGCTPAWAWAWPQNRRILYNRASADPQGNPWDPKRKLIGWDGERWSGVDVPDFAVTAAPGSKANPFIMLPEGLGRLFSVGAMNDGPFPEHYEPTESPLAHNPLHPNVTYSPTARVYESDRKRMGKREDFPYVATTYSITELFRHWTKHARLNAIVQPEQFIEIGEKLATDKGIVQGDMVKVSTQRGYIKAKAVVTKRIRRLAIDGQDVDTIGIPCHWGYEGATRKGFLANTLTPGIGDSNTHTPEYKAFLVNIEKV